Genomic segment of Candidatus Flexicrinis affinis:
ATGGGCGAAACTAAAGTAGTCGAGGTTGAGCCGGAAGCTGCCGTCGTTGGGATTAAGATGGAAGACCTTCTCCATCTTGTCCATGTAACGCGGTGTGCCGTATGGCGACATGCCCATGACCTTGTACTCGCCGTTGTTGACCCGGAAGCCGAGCCACGCGGTGAAGGCCGAGTAGAGCAGGCCGATCGAGTGCGGAAAGCGCTGTTCGGAGAACAACGTGATGTCGTTGGTGCCGGTCTCGCCATCCCAGAAGCTGCGTGCCTGACCGAGCGTCGTTGTTGTCCACTCACCGACGCCATCGCACGTGAGCACCGCGGCTTCCTTGAACGGAGATGCGAAGAACGCGCTCGCGGCGTGGCTCATGTGATGGTCGCAGAACATCAGCTTGTTCGGGTCGATGCCTAGCCGGTTGACGATGATGTTCTTCGCCCACAGCTTCTCGCCCATCCAGGCGAAGATCGCCTCGCGCCACACGCCCGCCGACTTGGGGAACGTGTTCAGCGTGGTCTGCAAAATGCGTTCGAACTTGTGCAGCGGCTTCTCATAGAAAACCACGTAATCAAGGTCGTTGACGGTAATGCCCGCCCGCCGCAGGCAGAACGCGATCGCCTGAATGGGCATGCGGTTGTCGTGCTTGCGGCGGCTGAAACGCTCTTCCATCGCCGCAGCAACCAGTTCGCCGTCACGAATTAATGCAGCGGCGGAATCATGGTACAGCGCCGAAATTCCGAGAATGTACATTTTTGCCTACCACTGATTCCGAGCGGATTTGATGTCTCGACCTACAGGATGGCGCTCTACCCAGCCGACTTCACCCTTACGCTGAAGCGGGTCGGTCAAGAACCGGGAGATCAGGCCAAACGGTATGAGGATGGTGTAGTAGAACGCAGTGATGATTACGCGTCCCTGTACTTCGCCGATGATCTTCGAGATCAACTTAAAGCGTTCCCAACCAAGTTTTATCCCTGAAGGCACGACATTTCCTCGGCGGCAGCCTATCTGGTCGATGAGTCAGCGGGTCATCATATCACCCGCGCCAAATGAGCGTCTAGTCAGAAGTCCGACGATTGACCGACGCCGAACGGGCGCCCTGTGTCGCCTACGGCTCGTAGTAGCTCTTCCCGTGCAGCGCCTCAGGAAGATAGTCCTTGTCGGAGTACATCTCGTAGCCCTCGCCGTAGCCTAGCTCCTTCATCAGGCCGGTTGGGCTGTTTCGCAGCATCAACGGGATCGGCAGGTTACCATGACGCTGCACATCTTCCAGCGCCGCGAAATAGGCGTCGCCTGCCGTTCGGCTCTTGGCCGCAAGCGCCAGATATGCCGCGCCCTGCGCAAGGTTGAATTGACATTCCGGTAATCCAACCGTCTCTACCGCGCGGAAGACCTCGTTGGCGACGACCAGCGCCGTTGGCTGAGCCAGCCCCACGTCTTCGCTGGCGAAGATCACCATCCGGCGTGCGATGAACTTCGGGTCCTCTCCGCTGTTCACCATCCGCGCAAGATAGTAGAGCGCAGCGTCGACCTTGCTCGCACGCATCGACTTGATGAACGCGCTGATCGTGTCGTAGTGCTCTTCGCCGGCGCGGTCGTAGCGCAGATGCTTGGACTGCAGCGCCGCCTTGAGGTGTTCGAGCTGCAGCACGTCAACCGGGTAGAGCGAGTGCGCGGCTTCGAGGACGTTGAGGGCTTGCCGGGCATCGCCATTGGCGTAGCGTGAGAGGAAGTCGACGGCATCCGGTTCAGCGTCGACGGCGAGCGCTTCCAGCCCGCGCCGCACCACCTCAACCAGTTCCTCTTCCGTGAGCGAGTTGAGCACAAAGACCTGCGACCGTGAAAGCAGCGCCGAGTTCACCTCGAAGCTCGGGTTCTCCGTCGTCGCTCCAATCAGGATCAGCGTGCCGTCTTCAACGTACGGAAGCAGAAAGTCCTGCTGCGCTTTGTTGAACCGGTGGATCTCGTCCAAAAACAGCACGACACCGCGCTCGTCGCGCTCGTCCGCGCTGTCGAACAGAGTCGGTGCCTTCTTGACGGTCTCAACAATTTTCCGGATGTCGTCCTTGGACGCCGACACCGCCGACAGCCCGACAAAACGCCGCCCGGTCTGAGTCGCAATGATGCGTGCGAGCGTCGTCTTTCCGACGCCCGGCGGCCCCCAGAAGATCATCGAGTGGACCGCTTGATTCTCGACTGCCGCGGTCAGCGGCTTCCCCGGCCCGATCAAGTGGCGCTGACCGATGACCTCGTCCAACGTCTGTGGACGAAGCCTGTCAGCGAGTGGTGTGGAAGGTACGCGAGTCGTCATGCCAACGATTCTATAGGCGCTTCGCCCGTGCCACAAGCGCGGCTCCGTGGTACAACTAACCCGGACAATCACGGCTAGGAGCACCCCATGAACAAGCGGACAATGCTTGTGATTCTTGACGGCCTCGGCATCCGCGAGATGCTGCACGGAAATGCCGTCAAACAGGCCACAACACCCAATATCGATCGCTGGATGACTCAGCTTGAACGGTCGATCATCGATGCCTCGGAAGAGGCTGTCGGGTTAACGCCGGGACAGATGGGCAACAGCGAAGTCGGTCACCTGAATTTGGGCGCTGGCCGCGTCGTGTATCAAGACATCACGGCGATCAACGTTTCGGTCCGCGACGGCTCGTTCGCCACAAACGCCACCCTGCTCGGCGCGCTGGACGCGGCGCGGTCGAAGGGTGGTCGCGTTCACCTGCTGGGTCTCGTGAGTGACGGCGGTGTGCACAGCCACATCGACCATCTGATGGCCCTGCTCAAGTTGACCAGTACCAGCGGATTGCAGACTTTCGTGCACGTCATCACCGACGGGCGCGACACGCCGCCCACCAGCGGGGTGGGGTACGTTGCACAGGTCGAGGCTGCGCTGGCAGACCGGCCTGACGCCAAAATCGCGACCGTTTCGGGCCGTTACTATGCGATGGATCGCGACAAGCGATGGGAACGTACGCAGCGTGCATTCGACGCGATGGTTCACCGGCGCGCGCCAGTTGCAGACAGCGCCGTCGATGCGATAAACGCATCTTACGCCCGCGACGTTACCGACGAGTTTGTCGAGCCGGTCATCATCGGCACCGACAGTGACGCCGCGATCAGGCCGGGCGACAGCGTGATCTGCTTCAATTTCCGCGCCGACCGTATGCGGCAGATTGTTCAGGCACTTGTCGTTCCGGAACGCATTTCGTTCCCGGGCGCTGCTGTGAACGGCCTGCATGTAGTGACGTTCACCGAGTACATGGACGACCTTCCGGTCGCGGTCGTATTCGGCAAGGACAGCCTCGTCAACACGCTGGCCGAGGTGTTGAGCGCGTCGGGGCTGCGCCAGTATCACAGTGCTGAAACCGAGAAGTATCCGCACGTCACGTTCTTCTTCAACGGCCGGCGCGAAGATCCGTGGCCGGGAGAAGACCGGCGGATTATCCCCTCGCCAAAAGTTGCCACATACGACCTCAAGCCAGAGATGAGCGCCTACGAGCTGACCGAAGCCACGCTGGAGCGCATCAATGCCGGAATTGATGACTTCATCCTGATCAACTACGCCAACCCGGACATGGTCGGGCATACCGGCGATCTATCTGCGGCCATCAAGGCGGTAGAGACGGTCGACGAATGTGCCGGAAAGATCGTCGCCGCCTGGAATGCTGCCGGCGGGGTCGCAATCGTCACGGCGGATCATGGCAACTGCGAGCGCATGATTGAGGAAATGACAGGCCAGCCTCATACTTACCACACGACCAATCCGGTATCGCTGTTCGTTATTGGCGAAGGGTACACCAAGCTGCGTCCACGCGGGGCGCTGTGCGACGTTGCGCCGACCGTGCTCGATCTGATGGGCGTGCCGCAGCCCGCTGAGATGACGGGACACTCGCTCATCGAGCGCG
This window contains:
- a CDS encoding 2,3-bisphosphoglycerate-independent phosphoglycerate mutase, with translation MNKRTMLVILDGLGIREMLHGNAVKQATTPNIDRWMTQLERSIIDASEEAVGLTPGQMGNSEVGHLNLGAGRVVYQDITAINVSVRDGSFATNATLLGALDAARSKGGRVHLLGLVSDGGVHSHIDHLMALLKLTSTSGLQTFVHVITDGRDTPPTSGVGYVAQVEAALADRPDAKIATVSGRYYAMDRDKRWERTQRAFDAMVHRRAPVADSAVDAINASYARDVTDEFVEPVIIGTDSDAAIRPGDSVICFNFRADRMRQIVQALVVPERISFPGAAVNGLHVVTFTEYMDDLPVAVVFGKDSLVNTLAEVLSASGLRQYHSAETEKYPHVTFFFNGRREDPWPGEDRRIIPSPKVATYDLKPEMSAYELTEATLERINAGIDDFILINYANPDMVGHTGDLSAAIKAVETVDECAGKIVAAWNAAGGVAIVTADHGNCERMIEEMTGQPHTYHTTNPVSLFVIGEGYTKLRPRGALCDVAPTVLDLMGVPQPAEMTGHSLIERA
- a CDS encoding replication-associated recombination protein A — encoded protein: MTTRVPSTPLADRLRPQTLDEVIGQRHLIGPGKPLTAAVENQAVHSMIFWGPPGVGKTTLARIIATQTGRRFVGLSAVSASKDDIRKIVETVKKAPTLFDSADERDERGVVLFLDEIHRFNKAQQDFLLPYVEDGTLILIGATTENPSFEVNSALLSRSQVFVLNSLTEEELVEVVRRGLEALAVDAEPDAVDFLSRYANGDARQALNVLEAAHSLYPVDVLQLEHLKAALQSKHLRYDRAGEEHYDTISAFIKSMRASKVDAALYYLARMVNSGEDPKFIARRMVIFASEDVGLAQPTALVVANEVFRAVETVGLPECQFNLAQGAAYLALAAKSRTAGDAYFAALEDVQRHGNLPIPLMLRNSPTGLMKELGYGEGYEMYSDKDYLPEALHGKSYYEP